In Macadamia integrifolia cultivar HAES 741 chromosome 5, SCU_Mint_v3, whole genome shotgun sequence, a single window of DNA contains:
- the LOC122078130 gene encoding disease resistance protein L6-like yields the protein MEEVLSLSHETYLQLRKRHDVFLSFRGADTRHKIAGLVYRALKREGVKVYMDSPHLEGGQEIKTTLDEAIRRSKILIPIFSEGYAESKWCLRELEEIVKCHRSNGRKILPIFYGVEPTDVRHQTSTRYARAFHRYSEKNDIQTIQNWKQSLNFVGGIAGYDLKQVNG from the coding sequence ATGGAGGAAGTTCTTAGTTTGAGTCATGAAACTTACCTGCAGCTCCGGAAGCGCCACGATGTGTTTCTTAGTTTCAGGGGTGCGGATACTCGCCATAAGATCGCTGGTCTAGTTTACAGAGCTCTGAAAAGAGAAGGAGTCAAGGTATATATGGATAGCCCACACCTGGAGGGTGGACAAGAGATCAAAACGACGCTCGATGAAGCCATCCGACGATCCAAAATCTTGATCCCTATCTTCTCTGAAGGCTATGCGGAGAGCAAATGGTGTCTCAGGGAACTCGAAGAGATTGTTAAATGCCATAGATCCAACGGTCGAAAAATTCTTCCCATTTTCTACGGTGTTGAACCAACGGATGTTCGCCATCAGACCAGCACAAGATATGCTAGAGCGTTTCATAGATATAGCGAGAAAAATGATATCCAGACCATTCAAAATTGGAAGCAATCATTGAATTTCGTGGGAGGAATTGCGGGATATGACCTTAAGCAAGTAAATGGGTAA
- the LOC122078131 gene encoding probable disease resistance protein At4g19530: MIFTTGQCLMQRRNGLFSYCIQDLPYKINGEEDLNSITSPRLLPIRNCNFMAVHDRASYSFSGSFTNYDVFLNFRVEDTCNNFTGFIYRTLKREVINMFIDSAQLWGRKEMKPMLLKVIRGSKISTPVFSKNHAGSKQCLLELEEMVKCHRYNGQKILPIFYDVEPTDVRHQTSGSFARSFHRHGKKLDAQAIENWKQALTFTAGKKGYDLKQVKWNQPKLVDLIVDWVLRELSSNRLGDAKSPIEAASPSDLVRANKRVHHDVDEEVMRRANGEHSTPALEAIRGSKISIPIFSQGYAESKWCLMELEEMVLCHRSNGQKILPVFYDVEPTNVRHQTSKSFARPFQRYEEKFDSQAVQNWKEALNFVGGKEVYNLKQVIG; the protein is encoded by the exons ATGATTTTTACTACTGGGCAATGCCTGATGCAGCGAAGGAATGGATTGTTCTCCTATTGCATACAAGATTTACCGTACAAAATTAATGGAGAGGAAGATTTAAATTCCATTACATCTCCACGTCTTCTTCCCATCAGAAACTGCAATTTCATGGCGGTACATGATAGAGCTTCCTATTCTTTCTCTGGATCATTCACTAATTACGATGTGTTTCTCAATTTCAGGGTTGAAGATACTTGTAATAACTTCACTGGTTTCATTTACAGAACTCTGAAAAGAGAAGTAATCAATATGTTTATAGATAGTGCACAGTTGTGGGGTAGAAAAGAGATGAAGCCGATGCTCCTAAAAGTAATCCGAGGATCCAAAATCTCGACTCCTGTTTTCTCTAAAAACCATGCGGGGAGCAAACAATGTCTCTTGGAACTGGAAGAGATGGTTAAATGCCATAGGTACAACGGTCAAAAAATTCTGCCCATATTCTATGACGTTGAGCCAACAGATGTTCGCCATCAGACCAGTGGAAGTTTTGCAAGATCGTTTCATAGACATGGAAAGAAACTTGATGCCCAGGCCATAGAAAATTGGAAGCAAGCATTGACTTTCACAGCAGGAAAAAAGGGTTATGATCTTAAGCAAGTAAAATG GAATCAACCCAAACTAGTCGACTTAATTGTTGATTGGGTTTTGAGGGAGTTGAGTAGCAATCGCTTGGGTGATGCTAAAAGTCCTATCGAGGCGGCAAGTCCATCTGACCTTGTGAGGGCCAATAAGAGAGTACATCATGACGTAGATGAGGAG GTTATGCGGAGAGCAAATGGTGAGCATTCAACACCTGCTCTAGAAGCAATCCGAGGATCCAAAATCTCAATCCCTATCTTCTCTCAAGGCTATGCGGAGAGCAAATGGTGCCTCATGGAACTGGAAGAGATGGTTCTATGCCATAGATCCAACGGTCAAAAAATCCTGCCCGTATTCTACGATGTTGAGCCAACAAATGTTCGCCATCAGACCAGCAAAAGTTTTGCAAGACCGTTTCAGAGATATGAAGAGAAATTTGATAGCCAGGCCGTACAAAATTGGAAGGAAGCATTGAATTTCGTAGGAGGAAAAGAGGTATATAATCTTAAGCAAGTAATTGGGTAA
- the LOC122079207 gene encoding UPF0481 protein At3g47200-like, producing the protein MDDGEEAIHHVVDLQEIGGGGDGVMDPLMISSSSSSHAKKDDKNGKEEKEEKWEKDEVELLIDQKLQEVGSSPSDYSIYRLPATQVNEMPEAYIPHRVSIGPIYHGWQHLKAMEARKMQCLQKFLNREPPEAAAATLSDYIKAVRDLEERAYQCYAEVDVEKFKGQSFVMMMVVDGCFLLKLLLDWNHEDKTFSEAKWSFIVLHDLILVENQLPMFVLDELYRVFIKGMRSDICTQRLYGHISDVFVPRISRMLLGKDNIIDKSSPNIQQLIQDTPKHLLDFVRRFLISPPSPKSFKSHLRSARAFAPSGLCGGRDGDPPEEVDILSFIKDNKVPRIRCARELEKAGVKFQKNNNPTSLTDIKFDDNTGVLTIPGLVIDHRTESILRNLVAYEQYTDDYSNITEYAAFMDGLIDSREDVDLLNEYGIVVIMLGDPTQVSRLFNNLLKDVVVPIWDTVPVRVRLEHCYNIRCHKWKASLMLNYFNSPWSFISLVAAIILLTLTVIQTIYAVLAYYHH; encoded by the coding sequence ATGGATGATGGGGAGGAGGCTATACACCACGTTGTTGATCTGCAAGAGATTGGTGGCGGTGGAGACGGAGTTATGGACCCATtaatgatttcttcttcttcttctagccATGCCAAAAAGGATGATAAAAatggaaaggaagagaaggaagaaaaatggGAGAAGGACGAGGTGGAATTATTAATAGATCAAAAACTACAGGAGGTTGGTTCCTCTCCGTCGGATTATAGTATATACCGACTACCTGCGACACAGGTGAATGAAATGCCAGAAGCCTACATACCTCACAGGGTCTCCATTGGCCCTATCTACCATGGTTGGCAACACTTAAAAGCCATGGAAGCACGTAAGATGCAGTGCTTGCAAAAGTTTCTGAATCGAGAACCACCTGAAGCAGCTGCAGCAACCTTGTCTGATTACATTAAAGCCGTGAGAGATTTGGAAGAAAGAGCTTACCAATGTTATGCAGAAGTTGATGTGGAAAAATTTAAAGGACAAAGTTttgtgatgatgatggtggtggatgGTTGTTTCCTACTTAAGCTACTACTAGACTGGAACCACGAAGATAAAACTTTCTCGGAAGCGAAGTGGAGTTTTATAGTTTTACATGACCTGATTTTGGTTGAGAATCAGCTTCCAATGTTCGTTCTCGATGAATTATACCGAGTATTCATCAAAGGGATGAGGAGTGATATATGTACCCAGCGGCTCTATGGTCATATAAGTGACGTCTTTGTACCTAGAATTTCGAGAATGCTCCTTGGCAAGGACAACATAATCGATAAATCCTCTCCAAACATTCAACAATTAATACAAGACACACCAAAACATTTGCTTGATTTTGTTCGACGATTCCTCATTTCACCACCATCTCCAAAAAGTTTTAAGTCGCATTTGCGTTCTGCACGAGCTTTCGCCCCTTCTGGCCTCTGTGGGGGCCGAGACGGAGATCCTCCAGAGGAAGTTGATATTTTATCTTTCATTAAAGATAATAAGGTACCACGTATCCGGTGTGCGAGAGAGCTGGAGAAGGCCGGTGTCAAGTTTCAGAAGAACAATAATCCGACAAGCTTGACGGACATAAAATTCGACGACAACACCGGAGTTCTGACGATCCCAGGTCTAGTAATTGACCATCGAACAGAGAGTATCCTCCGAAACCTCGTTGCCTACGAGCAATACACCGACGATTATAGTAATATCACGGAGTATGCAGCCTTCATGGATGGTCTCATCGATTCTCGTGAGGATGTGGACTTGCTGAACGAGTATGGAATTGTTGTGATCATGCTCGGGGATCCAACTCAGGTGTCTCGATTATTTAACAATCTTCTCAAAGATGTCGTGGTACCTATATGGGATACTGTCCCTGTCCGCGTTAGATTGGAGCACTGTTACAATATACGATGTCACAAGTGGAAGGCAAGCCTGATGCTTAACTATTTCAATTCTCCATGGTCATTCATATCACTTGTTGCTGCCATTATTCTCCTCACCTTGACGGTCATACAGACCATTTATGCTGTCCTAGCTTATTATCATCATTAG